The following proteins are co-located in the Paenibacillus sp. FSL H8-0079 genome:
- a CDS encoding Ger(x)C family spore germination protein, whose product MIYSRNVALFMLVAGASMLLTGCWSSSPIEKRYLEAGVAYDKVQPEERIASERVDYPQKQKIRRTVQYILPEAGAKSNNSPGKKFYNKEEIGDSIMEMTRETYLTNRSPAGFHLKTIVISSRLLQEIPMHELLDFYLADNDIRLSLQVYITTGTARDVLKENASGEIPAFLLKELSANRKRISRLIKPVTLANLIGPLKSESSYLLPNVSVEQSALKIKGAGVMKGNTQKYGGYLNESYVEGLQWIKGDISGGIYKIKEPELQQQFVYEIKSVKSKIKATVHGDDISFHVDMKSEGRLSEVFASNVKKMNNRTLEQHSEIVEGEIQTLVENTMTKLKKMHVEVADLGKALRIQHPAVWEKVKGNWDDTFTTIPVTFSVKLHIDDYGASTMSMD is encoded by the coding sequence ATGATCTATTCCCGAAATGTTGCGCTGTTTATGTTGGTGGCAGGAGCAAGTATGTTACTGACCGGATGTTGGAGCAGCTCGCCTATTGAAAAGCGGTATCTGGAGGCAGGTGTTGCCTACGATAAGGTACAACCTGAAGAAAGAATTGCTTCTGAGCGCGTGGATTACCCTCAAAAACAGAAAATCCGGCGAACCGTGCAGTATATTTTGCCTGAAGCAGGAGCTAAATCCAACAACTCTCCAGGGAAAAAGTTTTATAACAAAGAGGAGATCGGGGACTCCATTATGGAGATGACAAGGGAGACGTATCTTACGAATCGTTCACCCGCCGGTTTCCATCTAAAGACAATTGTGATCAGCTCCAGGCTATTGCAAGAGATTCCGATGCATGAGTTACTTGATTTTTATCTAGCAGATAATGATATTCGACTTAGTCTCCAGGTATATATAACGACAGGAACAGCTCGTGATGTCTTGAAGGAAAATGCCTCCGGAGAGATTCCTGCTTTCCTGCTCAAAGAGCTGTCTGCCAACCGCAAACGAATCTCCCGCCTCATCAAACCCGTTACACTTGCGAACCTGATCGGACCACTAAAATCGGAATCCAGCTATCTTCTGCCAAATGTCAGTGTGGAACAAAGTGCCTTAAAGATCAAAGGTGCGGGGGTAATGAAAGGCAACACTCAAAAGTACGGTGGCTATTTAAATGAATCCTATGTGGAAGGTTTGCAATGGATAAAAGGTGATATTTCAGGGGGCATATACAAGATCAAAGAACCTGAGTTACAGCAGCAATTCGTATATGAGATCAAATCCGTCAAGAGCAAAATCAAGGCAACCGTGCACGGGGATGATATCTCATTTCACGTTGACATGAAGTCGGAAGGGCGCCTCTCTGAAGTCTTTGCATCCAACGTTAAGAAGATGAATAATCGGACGCTCGAACAGCATTCCGAAATCGTGGAAGGTGAGATTCAAACGCTCGTAGAGAACACCATGACCAAGCTAAAAAAAATGCATGTTGAGGTGGCTGATCTGGGTAAAGCTCTGCGCATTCAGCATCCGGCCGTATGGGAAAAGGTCAAAGGAAATTGGGATGACACATTCACCACAATTCCAGTGACCTTCAGTGTGAAGCTGCATATCGATGATTATGGAGCCTCTACCATGAGTATGGA